A genomic region of Plasmodium malariae genome assembly, chromosome: 14 contains the following coding sequences:
- the PmUG01_14075800 gene encoding protein farnesyltransferase subunit alpha, putative, whose product MDRQNLNVYAREFNLNYPETLDGLNFHVLNNPLFNLISKKKFIIDVTDLEREQSKCKLESVDGDEAEEEEEEEHIKDKGKINLLNTYYTDNEILLYSLLGSLIEDKVYSFEGYIVSTFVIKINSSYYSAWIYRRKCLKKLNLNFINDLKFTKFIISDNIKSFQSWFHRRWLVEYIYKLNMKKVRVKQKGEDNSVTSQRNKEKEDEMIKTGTAETGEWGHMDVTSNTYFDDDSKFISNDEEESNISSTATPFEDASSDDGFISNCEHSEFEIKREDVNLYDDLQNIIENSTFFKNALEPNEEININEFLYEEILYNNCDIFIDTKNYNSWAHKTWLIDKFSILKNEYLCEKYNILLHEFNYINYFLKCDIYNNSVWVYRHFIFYKLKYMNKIDMLEREIMFCLHYAKQFSDNEALFNYFIHIVFKYIDLYRKKKRKDKDKEKDKDKDKEKDKDKDKEKDKEKDKDKEKDKDKEKDKEKDKEKDKEKDKDKNKEYTKDIFQISIINNLKNELTKLKAKSKFLLIFLSQLYAYNGSYYDESQCYRYLERNDDFNNDVWKCKIEYVGD is encoded by the exons ATGGATAGGCAAAATCTGAATGTGTATGCTAGAGAGTTTAATCTTAACTACCCTGAAACCTTAGATGGGTTAAATTTTCACGTCCTGAACAATCctctatttaatttaatatcgaagaaaaaatttattattgatGTGACTGACTTGGAAAGGGAGCAAAGTAAGTGTAAGTTGGAATCAGTAGATGGGGATGAAGCTgaggaagaggaagaagaagagcatataaaagataaaggGAAAATCAATTTACTGAACACGTATTATACAGACAATGAAATTTTACTCTACTCTTTGTTAGGTTCATTAATAGAGGATAAAGTCTACTCGTTCGAGGGGTACATAGTATCAACCtttgtaataaaaatcaaTTCCTCTTACTACAGTGCATGGATTTATAGAAGGAAATgcttaaaaaagttaaacttaaattttataaatgatttaaaatttacaaaatttatcataagtgataatattaaaagttttCAAAGCTGGTTCCATAGAAGGTGGCTtgtagaatatatatataaactcaACATGAAAAAAGTACGAGTGAAACAGAAGGGAGAGGATAATAGTGTAACGAGTCAGagaaataaggaaaaagaggatgaaatgataaaaacGGGAACCGCTGAGACGGGGGAATGGGGTCACATGGATGTTACAAGTAACACCTATTTTGATGACGACTCCAAATTTATAAGCAACGATGAGGAGGAAAGCAATATATCATCAACTGCTACTCCATTTGAAGATGCCTCAAGTGATGACGGGTTTATAAGTAACTGTGAACATAGCGAgtttgaaataaaaagagaagacGTTAATTTATATGATGATTTACAAAACATAATAGAGAATAGTacgttttttaaaaatgcacTAGAAccaaatgaagaaataaatataaatgagtttttatatgaagaaattttatataataattgtgatatatttattgatacaaaaaattataattcatGGGCTCATAAGACATGGTTAATTGataaattttccattttaaaaaatgaatacctctgtgaaaaatataatatattattacatgaatttaattatatcaactattttttaaaatgtgatatatataacaattctGTGTGGGTATACagacattttatattttataaattaaaatatatgaataaaatagataTGCTTGAACGGGAAATTATGTTTTGCTTACATTATGCGAAACAGTTTTCTGATAATGAAGCactatttaattattttattcatatcgtttttaaatatattgatttgtatagaaaaaaaaaaagaaaagataaagataaggaaaaagataaagataaagataaggaaaaagataaagataaagataaagaaaaagataaagaaaaagataaagataaagaaaaagataaagataaagaaaaagataaagaaaaagataaagaaaaagataaagaaaaagataaagataaaaacaaagaatATACGAAagatatttttcaaatatcaATTATTAATAATCTCAAAAATGAGTTAACAAAATTGAAAGCCAAGtcaaaatttttgttaattttctTGTCACAACTTTATGCGTACAACGGATCGTACTACGATGAATCTCAG TGCTATAGGTACCTCGAAAGGAATGACGATTTCAACAATGACGTGTGGAAATGTAAAATTGAATATGTTGGAGATTAG
- the PmUG01_14076200 gene encoding syntaxin, Qa-SNARE family, putative, which translates to MEIICRNITNTYFDYRKEIKRKKNRFKLSAYEQLEDEESGKENLLQCENNDIEMQEQSLLPPNWIEAVEECSEDINNIRMKLIELQKLQKNKLLNVLNNDEKLVSNISHISTDITFLIKNCEKKIHSSIVSNDETDDKTNIIEKLKKNAKSSLISQLQSVSQAFHKIQKSYIKEFKKLTNEYDQLETYESCSTQEQLLYEQENQVVNSTNITKRNNDLKKIADTVVDLHHIFKELSVMLVDQGSLLDQIDYNMDISLSKSEKGLNKLKILEKRENEKIAAKCISFLTSLIFVLLILIILKHVY; encoded by the coding sequence ATGGAGATCATATGCAGAAACATAACGAACACTTACTTTGACtatagaaaagaaataaaaagaaaaaaaaatcgaTTTAAGTTATCAGCATATGAACAGTTAGAAGATGAAGAGTCAGGTAAGGAAAATTTACTTCAATGTGAGAATAATGATATTGAAATGCAAGAGCAAAGTTTGTTACCTCCAAATTGGATTGAAGCAGTAGAGGAATGTTCAGAagacataaataatataagaatgaaattaatagaattgcaaaaattgcaaaaaaataaattgctcaatgttttaaataatgatgaaaagTTAGTTAGTAATATTAGTCATATATCTACtgatataacatttttaataaagaattgtgaaaaaaaaatacatagtAGTATAGTATCAAATGATGAAACAGATGATAAAACGaatataattgaaaaattaaaaaaaaatgcaaagaGTAGTTTAATATCACAACTTCAATCGGTATCTCAAGCATTTCATAAGATACAAAAGAGTTATATAAAGGAGTTTAAAAAGTTAACAAATGAATATGATCAATTAGAAACATATGAAAGTTGTAGTACACAAGAACAACTCTTATATGAACAAGAAAATCAAGTCGTCAACTCAACAAACATTactaaaagaaataatgatttaaaaaaaattgctgaTACTGTTGTTGATTTGCATCATATCTTTAAAGAATTATCTGTGATGTTAGTTGATCAAGGGTCCCTACTAGACCAAATAGATTACAACATGGACATTTCGTTAAGTAAAAGTGAAAAAGgattaaataaattgaaaattttagaaaagcgagaaaacgaaaaaatagcTGCCAAGTGTATATCCTTCCTTACCTCcttaatatttgttttactaATACTCATCATTTTGAAGCACGTGTACTGA
- the PmUG01_14076300 gene encoding zinc finger protein, putative: MESKKRRIPNDDDREEEDKRNNMNDKKKKKKSNIDSYGRKVWDKEYYQKKVEEKDENEEDELILKLLPDLKKAKGVLPPPPSERKLLEERKEQLSLEKNLGKIQIVHQKSTKEQQGGYYCKICDCVLKDSQTYLDHINGKNHNRMLGYSMKVKRVNLDDVKKRLSILKDKKNNKSHEKIEMDFYEEAKKSLKDLQEIEEKKIQKRKEKKLLKKLEKQKKKEHQLHVQNEQLTEQTQHTEEDATIMKFKELGLPTSFV; encoded by the coding sequence ATGGAAAGTAAGAAGAGACGTATTCCTAATGATGATGATCGTGAGGAAGAGgataaaaggaataatatgaacgacaagaaaaagaaaaagaaatcaAATATTGATAGCTATGGCAGAAAGGTTTGGGATAAAgaatattatcaaaaaaaagtagaagaaaaagatgaaaatgaagaagacGAATTAATACTTAAACTGTTACCAGATTTAAAAAAGGCTAAAGGGGTTTTACCACCTCCCCCTTcagaaagaaaattattagaagaaagaaaagaacaaTTATCCTTAGAAAAAAATCTAGGAAAAATTCAAATTGTTCATCAAAAAAGTACGAAAGAACAACAGGGTGGctattattgtaaaatatgTGATTGTGTCCTTAAGGACTCACAAACATATTTAGATCAtattaatggaaaaaatcACAACAGAATGTTAGGATATAGTATGAAAGTAAAAAGGGTTAATTTAGATGATGTTAAAAAGAGATTAAGTATTcttaaggataaaaaaaataataaatcacatgaaaaaatagaaatggATTTTTATGAAGAAGCGAAGAAAAGTCTAAAAGATCTACAAGAGattgaagagaaaaaaatacagaaaaggaaggaaaaaaagcTGCTCAAAAAGTTGgagaagcaaaaaaaaaaagagcatcAATTACATGTGCAAAATGAACAACTGACAGAACAAACACAGCATACGGAGGAAGATGCTACAATTATGAAATTTAAGGAGCTCGGGTTACCTACCTCTTTTGTGTGA
- the PmUG01_14075900 gene encoding 40S ribosomal protein S17, putative, with protein MGRVRTKTIKRAARQIVEKYYAKLTLDFQINKKITEEVAIIPSKRMKNKVAGFVTHLMKRIQKGPVRGISLKLQEEERERRLDFVPEKSQIDVNVIYVEPDTVRMIKSLGINISNMKVHNPMINASQQKQNRMNNQF; from the exons ATG GGAAGAGTACGAACAAAAACTATCAAAAGAGCCGCAAGGCAGATTGTGGAAAAGTATTATGCGAAATTAACCCTTGATtttcaaattaataaaaagataacaGAAGAAGTTGCAATAATTCCATCCAAAAGAATGAAGAATAAAGTAGCTGGATTTGTTACTCACTTAATGAAAAGAATACAAAAGGGTCCGGTTAGAGGTATTAGTTTAAAACTACAAGAAGAAGAAAGAGAAAGACGTTTAGATTTTGTACCAGAAAAATCTCAAATTGatgtaaatgtaatatatgttGAACCAGATACAGTACGTATGATCAAGTCATTGGGTATTAATATTAGTAACATGAAAGTTCACAACCCTATGATTAACGCGAGTCAGCAGAAACAGAACAGAATGAACAATCAATTTtag
- the PmUG01_14075700 gene encoding conserved Plasmodium protein, unknown function has translation MSKPKVLLSQIKNNITDIRSWNLKGIESCKKKIFGYIEKLPGENNWVKPLIGKSMQNYYFPSKYLHLDFNLKEYLRMQTVRFKKKEIDDSLIDLQKAINIIIENKEVVDNFLSKLSKELYFENQSLRDFYSLYLTIFPFEKDTNNLSYDDLKDLNIEYGKFRWFHFNTYDNHLRNSDGLNKGLSIYENCKENISNALDERENHKIPLKEDQKKQFLKNVHIETQIMKNKGNYKKIIFTKTRNIMPFKKIICKEQRGLDNLLTSQNDITDKIYYLDCNVNIGLDEKTEKTKKDIEQQEESKSHFYNLINENECLRKTFSIRNRFIDPLYLRRRYSYIHKLTKKKIKKEKHKTYRKHFIQHADEKKIWPDNKGLLNKMYPNPYS, from the coding sequence atgaGTAAGCCTAAGGTGTTATTGagtcaaataaaaaataatataacggATATTAGAAGCTGGAATTTGAAAGGAATTGAatcatgtaaaaaaaaaattttcggCTATATTGAAAAACTACCAGGTGAGAATAATTGGGTAAAACCACTTATTGGAAAAAGTatgcaaaattattatttcccttctaaatatttacatttagattttaatttaaaagaatatttaagaATGCAAACGGTtcgttttaaaaaaaaagagattgATGACAGTTTAATAGATTTACAAAAAGCtattaacataattattgaaaataagGAGGTGgttgataattttttatcaaagTTATCTAAGGAACTGTATTTTGAAAATCAAAGTTTGAGGGATTTCTATTCCTTATATTTAACTATATTTCCTTTTGAAAAAGATACGAATAATTTATCATATGATGATTTAAAAGAtttaaatatagaatatGGAAAGTTTAGATGGTTCCACTTCAATACATATGATAATCACTTACGTAATTCAGATGGTTTAAATAAAGGTCTTTCCATTTATGAGAATTGTaaggaaaatatttcaaatgcGTTAGACGAAAGGGAAAATCATAAAATACCACTTAAAGAGGACCAAAAAAAGCAGTTTCTTAAAAATGTGCATATAGAAACacaaataatgaagaataagggtaattataaaaaaataatttttacaaaaactAGAAATATTATGCCGTTCAAAAAAATCATTTGTAAAGAACAAAGAGGACTTGATAATTTGTTGACCTCTCAAAATGATATCActgataaaatttattacctAGACTGTAATGTAAATATTGGTTTAGATGAAAAAACtgaaaaaactaaaaaagaTATTGAACAACAGGAAGAGTCCAAAagtcatttttataatttaattaatgaaaatgaatGTTTAAGAAAAACCTTTTCCATAAGAAATAGATTTATTGATCCGTTATACTTGAGAAGAAGATATtcttatattcataaattaacaaaaaagaaaataaaaaaagaaaagcatAAAACGTAtagaaaacattttataCAACACGCcgacgaaaaaaaaatatggccCGACAATAAGGGATTGTTGAACAAGATGTACCCAAATCCGTACTCATGA
- the PmUG01_14076000 gene encoding rab specific GDP dissociation inhibitor, putative — translation MNEHYDVIILGTGLKECILSGLLSHYGKKILVLDRNPYYGGETASLNLTNLYNTFKPNDKIPTKYGENRHWNVDLIPKFILVGGNLVKILKKTRVTNYLEWLVVEGSYVYQHQKKGLLYSEKFIHKVPATDMEALVSPLLSLMEKNRCKNFYQYVSEWDANNRNTWDNLDPYRLTMMDIYKYFNLCQLTIDFLGHAVALYLNDDYLNEPAYITLERIKLYMQSISAFGKSPFIYPLYGLGGIPEGFSRMCAINGGTFMLNKNVVDFVFNEKKEVCGIKSSDGEVAYCDKVVCDPSYVMHLNNKIKKIGQVIRCICILSNPIPETNQTNSCQIIIPQNQLNRKSDIYINLVSFQHGVTLKGKYIAIVSATVETPDPLKEIEKPLELLGPIEEKFVKISDLYVSTSNKPSDNIFVTSSYDATSHFETATNDLLQIWENLWGQKLNFDDLNTKADTEA, via the exons atgaatGAGCATTATGAT GTAATTATTTTGGGAACGGGACTTAAAGAATGTATCTTAAGTGGACTTTTATCCCATTATG gaaaaaaaatattagtgtTAGATAGAAACCCATACTATGGAGGAGAAACAGCTTCACTGAACTTAACTAATTTGTACAATACCTTCAAGCcaa ATGACAAAATTCCCACAAAATATGGTGAGAATAGACACTGGAATGTGGACTTAATACCCAAGTTTATTCTAGTTGGTGGAAATttggtaaaaatattaaaaaagacgAGAGTAACAAATTATTTAGAATGGCTAGTTGTGGAAGGCTCTTACGTTTATCAGCATCAAAAAAAGggtttattatattcagAAAAGTTTATACATAAAGTTCCAGCAACAGATATGGAAGCATTAGTTTCCCCATTATTATCcttaatggaaaaaaatagatgtaaaaatttttatcagtATGTAAGTGAATGGGATGCAAATAATCGAAATACATGGGATAACTTAGACCCATACAGATTAACAATGatggatatatataagtattttaaTTTGTGCCAATTAACTATTGATTTTTTGGGCCATGCTGTagcattatatttaaatgatgattatttaaatgaaccTGCATATATTACGTtagaaagaataaaattatatatgcagTCAATTTCAGCGTTTGGAAAATCGCCATTTATATATCCTTTATATGGTTTGGGTGGTATACCGGAAGGCTTTTCAAGAATGTGTGCAATAAATGGTGGAACTTTTAtgcttaataaaaatgtagttgattttgtatttaatgagaaaaaagaagtatgTGGAATAAAATCAAGTGATGGGGAAGTTGCTTATTGTGATAAAGTAGTATGTGATCCTAGTTATGTAAtgcatttaaataataaaataaaaaaaattggtcAGGTAATAaggtgtatatgtattttaagtAATCCAATACCAGAAACTAATCAAACAAATAGTTGTCAAATTATAATTCCACAAAATcaattaaatagaaaaagtgatatatatattaatctaGTATCTTTTCAACATGGTGTTACACTTAAAGGTAAATATATTGCAATTGTATCAGCAACTGTTGAAACACCTGATccattaaaagaaatagaaaaaccATTAGAATTACTAGGTCCTATTGAAgaaaaatttgttaaaatatcTGATTTATATGTATCTACAAGTAACAAACCATctgataatatttttgttacgTCGTCATATGATGCTACTTCTCATTTTGAAACAGCCACAAATGATCTTTTGCAAATATGGGAAAATTTATGGGGGCagaaattaaattttgatGACCTTAACACAAAGGCAGATACTGAAGCGTGA
- the TIM13 gene encoding mitochondrial import inner membrane translocase subunit TIM13, putative produces the protein MNSPADDNIDDKQRAAVLLSLQEMIQKQKENVKVMNICFNKCVPKIGNNLSSNEQKCIWDCANSYFYANAFLNERLQQMTKLLKSNSDFMNL, from the exons ATGAACTCACCAGCAGATGATAATATTGATGATAAACAAAGAGCAGCT gtTTTGTTAAGTTTACAAGAAATGATTCAAaagcaaaaagaaaatgtcAAGGTGatgaatatttgttttaataagTGCGTGCCAAAAATCGGAAACAACTTAAGCTCAAATGAACAGAAATGCATTTGGGATTGTGCAAACAGCTATTTTTATGCTAATGCCTTTCTAAACGA GCGATTGCAACAAATGACGAAGCTTTTAAAATCAAATAGCGATTTCATGAATTTATGA